Proteins from a single region of Cytophagaceae bacterium:
- the ilvC gene encoding ketol-acid reductoisomerase has product MAKLNFGGVEEEVVTREEFPLEKAREVLGKEVIAVIGYGVQGPGQAMNMRDNGLPVIVGQRKGKTYDKAVADGWVPGETLFEIEEALEKGTIICYLLSDAAQIELWPTVKKYLTPGKSLYFSHGFGITYKEKTGIVPPADVDVFLAAPKGSGTSLRRLFVEGKGLNSSFAVYQDATGKAREKCIAMAIGVGSGYLFETDFYKEVSSDLTGERGTLMGAIQGIFAAQYEVLRANGHSPSEAFNETVEELTQSLMPLVAENGMDWMYANCSTTAQRGALDWWKPFRDATKPVFEKLYNSVVTQNEAAISIERNSQPDYREKLEVELAELRDSEMWRAGKTVRSLRPENN; this is encoded by the coding sequence ATGGCAAAATTAAACTTTGGTGGGGTAGAAGAAGAAGTGGTAACCCGCGAAGAATTTCCTCTTGAAAAAGCAAGAGAAGTATTGGGTAAAGAAGTTATAGCTGTAATCGGTTATGGCGTACAAGGCCCCGGTCAGGCTATGAATATGCGTGACAATGGGCTACCCGTAATCGTTGGACAGCGTAAAGGTAAAACTTACGACAAAGCTGTTGCCGATGGATGGGTACCTGGAGAGACACTTTTCGAAATCGAAGAAGCTCTAGAAAAAGGAACCATCATATGCTATCTTCTTTCTGACGCCGCTCAGATCGAACTTTGGCCTACAGTTAAAAAATATCTTACTCCGGGTAAATCCCTGTATTTCTCACATGGATTCGGAATCACATATAAAGAAAAAACCGGTATCGTTCCTCCAGCTGATGTGGACGTGTTCCTTGCTGCTCCAAAAGGCTCAGGTACTTCACTTCGTCGTCTGTTTGTAGAAGGAAAAGGTCTTAACTCATCGTTTGCCGTTTATCAGGATGCAACCGGAAAAGCCCGCGAAAAATGTATCGCTATGGCTATTGGAGTAGGTTCAGGATATTTGTTCGAAACCGATTTCTACAAAGAAGTATCTTCTGACCTTACCGGCGAAAGAGGTACTTTGATGGGTGCTATTCAGGGTATTTTTGCTGCTCAGTACGAAGTATTGAGAGCCAACGGACACTCTCCATCTGAAGCCTTCAACGAAACTGTGGAAGAATTGACACAATCATTGATGCCATTAGTAGCTGAAAATGGAATGGACTGGATGTATGCCAACTGCTCAACAACTGCTCAACGTGGAGCTCTGGACTGGTGGAAGCCTTTCCGTGATGCCACTAAGCCTGTTTTTGAGAAATTGTATAACTCTGTTGTTACTCAAAATGAAGCAGCAATTTCAATCGAGCGTAACTCTCAGCCTGACTATCGTGAGAAATTGGAGGTAGAATTAGCCGAACTTCGCGACTCAGAAATGTGGAGAGCCGGTAAAACAGTTAGAAGTCTTAGACCCGAAAATAACTAA